One segment of Erigeron canadensis isolate Cc75 chromosome 2, C_canadensis_v1, whole genome shotgun sequence DNA contains the following:
- the LOC122586417 gene encoding acyltransferase Pun1-like, with amino-acid sequence MTIVSSLIRFCRTRKLHTIVSKEIIKPSSPTPSHLKTYNLSVFDQSVSSTFIPMVTFFPNTGIYASSHEKISHLKNSFSQTLTKYYPFAGRHAKIAPTYVDCNDDGAEFLEASIDSTLLGFLQKSQHEDLDQLFPYGRIWNQWNQRSDGVQDDQVIPLAVQCNHFTCGGLAVAASFSHKIADASSLIHFTNDWARKTRQKDESLVDNEPHFIQFNNTNINFSEFLLDRSNDYVTRSIIFPNSKINKLKHKVITMTTESGKPILNPTRVDVLTWLLYKCAVKAATKNNLGHFEPTALAHPINIRGKMIEPLPDNSVGNILLTMDIQTKNEGEMKPDLIIGELQQHKMQIRAIKNIESAFAHLQNVISEADFEEQILKRFRNAYICSSLCRSSIYSIDFGWGKPIKATLGGNLTKNSFVLMDTPNNEGIEALVCLGKQDMEVFERDHELLSFC; translated from the coding sequence ATGACAATCGTAAGTAGTCTAATTAGATTTTGTAGAACTAGAAAACTTCACACAATTGTGTCAAAAGAGATCATCAAACCTTCTTCTCCAACCCCTTCTCACCTCAAAACATACAATCTTTCTGTTTTTGATCAAAGTGTTTCAAGCACATTTATTCCAATGGTTACATTCTTCCCAAATACCGGCATTTATGCCAGTTCTCATGAGAAAATATCTCACCTAAAGAATTCATTTTCTCAAACACTTACAAAATATTACCCCTTTGCTGGAAGGCATGCCAAGATTGCCCCGACTTACGTAGATTGCAACGATGATGGAGCCGAGTTCCTTGAAGCGTCCATCGATAGCACACTCTTGGGTTTCCTCCAAAAGTCACAACATGAGGATCTTGACCAGCTCTTTCCATATGGCCGAATATGGAACCAATGGAACCAAAGAAGTGATGGGGTTCAAGATGACCAAGTTATCCCTCTAGCGGTTCAATGCAACCATTTTACATGTGGAGGTTTAGCTGTGGCTGCATCTTTTTCTCATAAGATAGCGGATGCAAGTAGTTTGATTCATTTTACAAACGATTGGGCTAGAAAAACACGACAAAAAGATGAATCACTCGTTGATAACGAGCCACACTTTATTCAATTCAATAACACAAACATAAATTTTTCCGAATTTTTGCTTGACAGATCAAATGATTATGTCACAAGGAGTATTATATTCCCAAACTCCAAAATAAACAAGCTTAAACACAAAGTGATAACCATGACCACAGAATCCGGAAAACCAATCCTTAACCCAACTCGTGTAGATGTTTTGACATGGCTACTTTATAAATGCGCAGTGAAAGCTGCTACCAAAAATAACTTAGGCCATTTCGAGCCCACGGCTCTTGCTCATCCAATAAACATAAGAGGCAAAATGATAGAACCATTGCCAGACAATAGTGTAGGAAATATTCTTCTCACAATGGACattcaaacaaaaaatgaagGTGAAATGAAGCCGGATTTGATCATCGGTGAGCTCCAACAACATAAGATGCAAATCCGGGctataaaaaatattgaatcCGCCTTCGCTCATCTTCAGAACGTCATTTCAGAAGCTGATTTTGAAGAGCAGATCTTGAAAAGATTTAGAAATGCTTATATATGTTCAAGCTTATGTAGATCTTCTATATATAGTATCGATTTTGGGTGGGGAAAACCTATAAAAGCGACTCTTGGTGGAAATCTAACAAAGAATAGCTTTGTTCTTATGGATACCCCCAACAATGAAGGTATTGAAGCACTTGTGTGTTTGGGAAAACAAGACATGGAGGTTTTTGAAAGGGACCATGAGTTACTTTCCTTTTGTTAA
- the LOC122589008 gene encoding (-)-kolavenyl diphosphate synthase TPS28, chloroplastic-like produces the protein MGLGILKHSDLPLVDEKHALKKSVEYIKSALCLIDDGAITSSAYDTAWVALIEDVDGPSGFPWFPSSLQWIVSHQLQDGSWGEPLVFSAFDRLLNTLACVVALTKWNIRPDMCQKGIKYVHKNLNKLGDEKEEHMTPGFELLFPKLIELAQKLDIKMPKDSPVLKEIYAKRDMKLAKIPKKMFYKIPTILLYSLEGMNDLEWDKLLKLKSENGSFLCSPAATAFAFMQTKDQDCLAYLTNLVAKFNGGVPTFYPTDMYERVWIVDRLQRLGISHYFSSEINNFVDYIHRYWDQQGIGFARNCNLPDIDDTAMAFRVLRTNGYQVSSDVFRHFEKDGQFYCYPGQSAEAVTVMFNLYRAAQVLFLGEKILDNTKKFAHSFLTGKLATSKLFDKWVITKDLLGEVQYALDVPWYASLPRLEARCYLEQYGGEEDVWIAKTLYRLKNVSNNEYLETAKLDYNLCQAVHRLEWNYLQKWFLDLKIEESLNTRALWSYYLAAASIFQTERYNERLAWAKTNVLVDTITSFFSRHQLSNDDIRGFVNELTSTQNQQTNGNKRHVLIDALHETLNQISAEALETHGIDIHPHLQSCWGKWVLSWINGPDVAGVAELIVQTINLSSGRWFPNDSLSHPQYKQISSITNDLCHQLRYKGIRTIGVETKMQELVQLVFHDSSDDLDQDVKQTYLAVAKTFYYMAYFDAETINRHINKVLFEIVV, from the exons ATGGGTTTAGGAATACTAAAACACAGTGATTTGCCACTTGTGGACGAAAAACATGCATTAAAGAAAAGTGTTGAATACATTAAGTCAGCTTTGTGCTTGATTGATGATGGAGCCATTACCTCGTCAGCTTATGACACAGCTTGGGTTGCACTTATAGAAGATGTCGATGGACCAAGTGGCTTTCCTTGGTTCCCATCAAGTCTACAATGGATTGTGAGCCATCAGCTCCAAGATGGCTCATGGGGCGAGCCCTTGGTGTTTTCGGCTTTTGATAGGCTCCTCAACACATTGGCTTGTGTGGTTGCACTAACTAAATGGAACATTCGTCCTGATATGTGCCAAAAAG GAATAAAATATGTGCACAAAAACTTGAACAAGCTTGGGGATGAGAAGGAAGAACACATGACACCTGGTTTTGAACTATTGTTCCCTAAGCTTATTGAACTTGCACAAAAACTAGATATCAAAATGCCAAAGGATTCTCCTGTATTGAAGGAGATATATGCAAAAAGAGACATGAAACTTGCAAA GATACCTAAGAAAATGTTCTACAAGATCCCAACAATCCTTCTTTATAGCTTAGAAGGGATGAATGATTTGGAATGGGATAAGCTTCTAAAGCTTAAATCGGAAAATGGATCATTTCTTTGCTCTCCTGCAGCTACTGCTTTTGCGTTTATGCAAACGAAAGATCAAGATTGTCTAGCATACTTGACCAATCTTGTTGCTAAGTTTAATGGAGGAG TTCCAACTTTTTACCCAACTGATATGTATGAACGAGTATGGATCGTTGATCGCCTACAACGCCTAGGAATCTCACACTATTTCAGCTCTGAGATCAACAACTTTGTTGATTATATCCACAG GTATTGGGATCAACAAGGAATTGGATTTGCTAGAAATTGCAACTTACCAGATATTGATGACACTGCAATGGCTTTTCGGGTTTTAAGAACTAATGGCTATCAAGTTTCTTCCG ATGTATTTCGACACTTTGAAAAAGATGGACAGTTTTATTGTTATCCTGGGCAATCAGCAGAAGCTGTGACAGTAATGTTCAATCTATACCGAGCTGCTCAAGTGCTTTTTCTGGGAGAAAAGATCCTTGACAATACCAAGAAGTTTGCCCACAGCTTCTTGACAGGAAAACTAGCAACCAGCAAGCTTTTCGACAAATGGGTTATCACCAAAGACTTACTTGGTGAG GTTCAGTATGCGCTCGATGTGCCATGGTATGCTAGCCTGCCTCGACTTGAGGCAAGATGTTACTTGGAACAATATGGAGGGGAAGAAGACGTTTGGATTGCAAAAACTCTGTATCG ACTGAAAAATGTTAGCAATAATGAATACCTTGAGACCGCCAAATTGGACTACAATCTCTGTCAAGCAGTTCATAGATTGGAATGGAACTATCTACAGAA ATGGTTTCTAGATCTTAAAATTGAAGAGAGCTTAAACACAAGAGCTTTATGGTCATATTACCTGGCAGCAGCAAGCATATTTCAGACAGAAAGATACAACGAGCGACTTGCTTGGGCCAAAACCAATGTGCTAGTTGATACCATCACCTCGTTTTTTAGCAGACACCAGTTATCAAATGATGACATACGAGGTTTCGTCAATGAACTCACAAGCACACAAAACCAGCAAACAAATGGAAATAAACGTCACGTGCTGATAGATGCATTACACGAAACTCTCAACCAGATCTCAGCGGAAGCACTTGAAACTCATGGCATAGACATCCACCCACACCTCCAGAGTTGT TGGGGGAAGTGGGTGTTAAGCTGGATAAATGGACCGGACGTAGCAGGAGTTGCAGAACTGATAGTTCAAACCATAAATCTGAGCAGTGGTCGATGGTTTCCTAATGACTCGTTATCTCATCCTCAATACAAACAAATCTCTTCCATCACAAACGACCTATGTCACCAACTACGTTATAAG GGAATTCGTACAATAGGCGTTGAGACTAAAATGCAAGAACTAGTCCAACTTGTTTTccatgactcatctgatgatctTGATCAAGACGTGAAACAGACATACCTAGCTGTTGCGAAAACATTCTACTATATGGCATACTTTGATGCTGAGACTATAAATCGTCACATTAACAAAGTATTATTTGAGATTGTGGTTTAA
- the LOC122587866 gene encoding cytochrome P450 76A2-like, whose protein sequence is MEFSWVVSLFSSIIIVYFLSLFHRKQPTTSEKLQPPALPGWPLFGNLLNLGSMPYRTMAELAKLYGPLVSLKLGSMNVVVILSIKASTELFKKNDLSFVDRSIMENNKSHGFNESSLALAPYGSYWRGLKKICTVEMFAAKRINESNAIRRRCVDNMLSWIEKEATNLEKMGSGVHVAKFVFLVSFNLIGNLVLSRDMATPDSKLGSEFFTLMSSLMELGGSPNISDFLPWLKWFDLQGLRKKLDQDTRKAIEIAMAWVEDRVIERRTEATSHEQEKRKDFLDILLDYEGIGNDEQGKMSKKDISIFILETFLAGTETTSSTIEWALSELLRSPEKMTRVKNELELVIGKSQKLKESCIINLPYLQAIIKETLRLHPPLPFLIPRKARHDTDFMGYHIPKDTQMLVNAWAIGRDPECWENPDLFKPERFLATNVDYKGQHFELIPFGAGRRMCVGLPLADRMLHLVLGSLLHEFDWELENHVKGATLDMNDQMGIVVRKLQPLKAIAKKPKC, encoded by the exons ATGGAGTTCAGTTGGGTAGTTAGTCTGTTTTCCTCCATCATCATTGTTTACTTTCTTTCTCTATTTCATCGAAAACAGCCCACAACGAGTGAAAAACTGCAACCACCAGCCTTACCTGGATGGCCTCTGTTTGGCAACCTTCTCAATCTTGGTTCCATGCCTTATAGAACCATGGCAGAGCTAGCCAAGTTATATGGTCCGCTTGTTAGTCTAAAACTCGGCTCCATGAACGTTGTGGTGATCCTGAGCATCAAGGCATCAACAGAATTGTTCAAGaaaaatgatttatcatttgTAGATCGTAGTATCATGGAGAACAACAAGTCTCATGGCTTTAATGAATCATCTCTAGCTTTAGCTCCATATGGTTCATATTGGAGAGGGCTAAAGAAAATTTGTACGGTTGAGATGTTTGCGGCTAAAAGAATCAATGAATCAAATGCAATAAGACGACGGTGTGTTGATAACATGTTAAGTTGGATTGAAAAAGAGGCTACTAATTTGGAAAAAATGGGTAGTGGGGTTCATGTTGCCAAGTTTGTGTTTCTTGTTTCTTTTAACTTGATAGGGAACCTTGTTCTCTCGCGGGACATGGCTACCCCGGATTCTAAACTTGGTTCGGAGTTTTTTACACTAATGTCAAGTTTGATGGAGTTGGGAGGTTCTCCAAATATATCTGATTTCTTACCATGGTTGAAGTGGTTTGATTTGCAAGGGTTGAGAAAGAAGCTTGATCAAGATACTAGAAAAGCCATAGAGATTGCAATGGCCTGGGTGGAAGATCGGGTCATAGAGCGTAGAACAGAAGCGACGTCTCATGAGCAAGAAAAGAGGAAGGACTTCTTGGACATCTTATTGGACTATGAAGGCATTGGAAATGACGAACAGGGAAAGATGTCGAAAAAGGACATCTCCATTTTTATTTTG GAGACTTTTCTGGCTGGGACGGAAACAACAAGTAGCACCATTGAATGGGCTCTTAGCGAGTTACTACGAAGCCCTGAAAAGATGACTCGGGTGAAAAATGAGCTAGAATTGGTCATTGGGAAGAGCCAAAAACTTAAAGAAAGTTGCATCATCAACCTTCCTTACCTACAAGCCATTATAAAAGAAACTCTACGACTCCACCCTCCGCTTCCTTTCCTAATCCCACGGAAGGCTAGACATGACACCGATTTCATGGGATACCATATACCAAAAGACACCCAAATGTTGGTAAATGCATGGGCCATAGGTAGAGACCCTGAGTGCTGGGAGAACCCGGATTTGTTTAAGCCCGAGAGATTCTTGGCTACAAATGTTGACTACAAAGGTCAACATTTTGAGCTCATACCATTTGGTGCAGGCCGCAGGATGTGTGTAGGCTTACCACTTGCAGACCGTATGTTGCACCTCGTATTAGGTTCGTTACTACATGAGTTTGATTGGGAACTCGAAAACCATGTTAAGGGCGCCACACTGGACATGAATGATCAAATGGGAATTGTTGTAAGAAAATTACAACCATTGAAAGCAATAGCCAAAAAGCCCAAGTGCTAA